Proteins from one Pseudarthrobacter sp. BIM B-2242 genomic window:
- a CDS encoding LysR family transcriptional regulator: protein MLHDDEQHLFDMRRLALLLEVVEQGSITAAADLMMYSPSAVSQQLRKLEQEVGQPLLNRRSRGVVPTEAGQVLAGHARQIIRQMRAAQSDLDQIAGLKRGALTVGTFPTLAGSFLPVVIRAFKKRYPAISLSLRSARFDELVADLQSGITGLCLLWDYPWNRFHDDSIRVTEVFQESTVILVAGSHPLAGREQVSMEDLRGESWIVRAEAHPVVEVLQRSAHDAGFEPTIGFLANDYQEAQAMVSVGMGVAMVPKTAVALQHPDVRVLSLGDAAPLRRILLAQRQDKVYAPAEVAFHSTLLEIARERAGDYL from the coding sequence ATGCTTCACGATGACGAGCAGCATCTTTTCGATATGCGGCGCCTGGCGCTGCTGCTGGAGGTGGTGGAGCAGGGATCGATCACCGCTGCGGCCGATCTGATGATGTACTCGCCCTCTGCTGTCTCCCAGCAACTGCGCAAGCTCGAGCAGGAGGTGGGACAGCCCCTGCTCAACCGCCGCTCCCGCGGTGTGGTGCCCACCGAGGCCGGGCAGGTGCTGGCCGGCCATGCGCGCCAGATCATCCGGCAGATGCGGGCTGCCCAGTCTGACCTGGACCAGATCGCCGGCCTCAAGCGGGGCGCCCTGACCGTGGGCACTTTTCCTACGCTGGCAGGGTCCTTCCTGCCGGTCGTCATCCGCGCCTTCAAGAAGCGGTACCCGGCCATCAGCCTCTCGCTGCGCAGTGCGCGCTTTGATGAACTGGTGGCGGACCTGCAGTCAGGGATCACCGGCCTGTGCCTGCTGTGGGACTATCCCTGGAACAGGTTCCATGACGACTCCATCCGGGTTACCGAAGTCTTCCAGGAGAGCACGGTGATCCTGGTGGCCGGCAGCCACCCGCTCGCCGGCCGGGAGCAGGTGAGCATGGAGGACCTGCGCGGCGAATCGTGGATTGTGCGCGCGGAGGCCCACCCCGTGGTGGAGGTGCTCCAGCGCTCCGCCCACGACGCCGGGTTCGAACCAACCATCGGTTTCCTCGCCAACGATTACCAGGAAGCGCAGGCCATGGTCAGCGTCGGCATGGGAGTGGCCATGGTGCCCAAAACCGCCGTCGCCCTACAGCACCCGGACGTCCGTGTGCTCAGCCTCGGCGACGCTGCCCCGCTGCGCCGCATCCTGCTGGCCCAGCGCCAGGACAAGGTGTACGCCCCGGCGGAGGTGGCCTTTCACTCCACGCTGCTCGAAATCGCCCGCGAACGGGCCGGCGACTACCTCTAG
- a CDS encoding PrpF domain-containing protein gives MKIEAEWMRGGTSKCWVFEAGHLNDSTSLDSLLPRVFGSPDSRQIDGVGGATSTTSKAMILHRPAEEDIDVDFTFAQVGIEEAAVDWGSNCGNCSAVVGLYAIEKGWVVPSGDVTRIVTRNTNTGQIIVQRVATPAGALPIVPDAQMPGVPFPGYRVGLGFQDPAGKTTGALLPSGSTTDTITAGGTRWTVSMVDAGAPVVIVRAEDLGLDAGRYDSWLAGVELQLETLEQIRRQAAVRMGLAATTASAARAIPKLAIASAPGPADTGCDLNVMMLSMGRPHPALAITGSIALTLAARTPGTVLHAITGHTLGATLTLRTPAGIIETWTEDQDGTLLVGVDRTARTIATTIIHLPEALGSAAEAHLAGATH, from the coding sequence ATGAAGATCGAAGCGGAGTGGATGCGCGGAGGCACCAGCAAATGCTGGGTGTTCGAAGCCGGGCATCTGAACGACAGCACGAGCCTGGACTCGCTGCTTCCCCGGGTGTTCGGTAGCCCCGACTCGCGGCAGATCGACGGCGTTGGCGGCGCAACATCGACCACCAGCAAAGCGATGATCCTGCACCGCCCCGCCGAGGAGGACATCGACGTTGATTTCACCTTTGCACAGGTGGGCATCGAAGAAGCCGCCGTGGACTGGGGCAGCAACTGCGGGAACTGCTCGGCCGTAGTGGGCCTGTACGCCATCGAAAAAGGATGGGTGGTCCCCAGCGGGGACGTCACCCGCATCGTCACCCGCAACACCAACACGGGCCAGATCATCGTCCAGCGCGTGGCCACCCCGGCCGGCGCCCTGCCCATCGTTCCCGATGCCCAGATGCCCGGAGTGCCGTTCCCCGGCTACCGCGTGGGGCTCGGCTTCCAGGACCCCGCCGGCAAGACCACCGGAGCGTTGCTTCCCAGCGGTTCAACGACAGACACCATCACCGCAGGGGGGACCCGCTGGACAGTTTCCATGGTCGACGCCGGAGCGCCCGTGGTGATCGTCCGAGCCGAGGACCTGGGCCTGGATGCCGGCCGGTATGACAGCTGGCTGGCCGGCGTGGAACTGCAGCTGGAGACGCTGGAGCAGATCCGGCGGCAGGCGGCGGTGCGCATGGGACTGGCAGCCACCACCGCGTCGGCGGCGCGGGCCATCCCCAAGCTCGCCATTGCTTCCGCCCCCGGCCCCGCGGACACCGGCTGTGACCTGAACGTCATGATGCTGTCCATGGGCCGGCCCCACCCGGCACTGGCTATCACCGGCAGCATCGCCCTGACCCTGGCAGCCCGGACCCCGGGCACGGTGCTGCATGCCATCACCGGCCACACCCTGGGAGCCACGCTGACCCTGCGGACCCCAGCCGGGATCATCGAGACCTGGACCGAGGACCAGGACGGAACCCTTCTTGTGGGCGTCGACCGGACGGCCCGCACCATCGCCACCACCATCATCCATCTCCCCGAGGCCCTCGGCAGCGCCGCCGAAGCCCACCTCGCGGGAGCCACTCATTGA
- a CDS encoding SLC13 family permease → MTKTAERTTGTVEETQDQHSGRPARRRRILLMAVVGITLLGLVALVLAGGIFNQAPTAEPEPTMTAIQIIPLIILVVMFVVATKWPLNIGVMGLVASFGVGYFMLGMTDKEILADFPANIVITIIGVTYFFSMAQRNGTIDIIVQTCARLVRGKTLLLPWVFFLMAAALTALGTFSPAAVALLAPAAIGLAYESRIHPVLMGAFIINGAHAGGFSPLSVAGVLVHDIAVKNGFPISQGALFTASFAINLILSVLTVVLFALLGKLRDGDGQHADLETAATGRPHGQQVLTLALIGALLVCALGFHMPIGFVALSAGLLLALVNIKEHRTFIGGVSWSTVLLVAGMITYVSLLQHVGVIDTLAEQALALGAPLLVALVLCYVIGVGSAFASSTALLTAFIPLAGPLLATSSLSASGTVAALAIAATVVDVSPFSTDGALVVANAREDDRQRVYKQLMMYAGGVVLAAPALAWALLVPTGIM, encoded by the coding sequence ATGACTAAGACTGCGGAACGCACCACCGGCACGGTGGAAGAGACTCAGGACCAACATTCCGGGCGCCCGGCCCGTCGCCGCCGTATCCTGCTGATGGCGGTGGTCGGTATCACCCTCCTTGGTTTGGTGGCCCTCGTTCTGGCGGGAGGCATCTTCAACCAGGCGCCCACCGCGGAACCGGAGCCGACCATGACCGCTATACAGATCATTCCGCTCATCATCCTCGTGGTGATGTTCGTGGTCGCCACCAAGTGGCCCCTGAACATCGGCGTGATGGGGCTGGTGGCGTCCTTCGGCGTCGGCTATTTCATGCTGGGCATGACGGACAAGGAGATCCTCGCGGATTTCCCGGCCAACATCGTCATCACCATCATTGGTGTCACCTACTTCTTCAGCATGGCGCAGCGCAACGGCACCATCGACATCATCGTCCAGACCTGTGCGCGCCTCGTCAGGGGCAAAACCCTCCTGCTCCCCTGGGTGTTCTTCCTGATGGCCGCAGCCCTCACGGCCCTGGGCACCTTCTCCCCCGCCGCCGTGGCCCTGCTGGCACCGGCCGCCATCGGCCTGGCCTACGAGTCCCGGATCCACCCGGTCCTGATGGGCGCCTTCATCATCAACGGCGCCCACGCCGGCGGGTTCTCCCCGCTCTCCGTGGCCGGCGTGCTGGTGCACGACATCGCTGTCAAGAACGGCTTCCCCATCTCGCAGGGCGCCCTGTTCACCGCCAGCTTCGCCATCAACCTGATCCTCTCGGTCCTCACCGTGGTGCTGTTCGCCCTGCTGGGCAAACTGCGCGACGGCGACGGCCAGCACGCCGACCTTGAAACGGCCGCCACCGGCCGCCCCCACGGCCAGCAGGTCCTGACGCTCGCACTGATTGGCGCCCTGCTGGTCTGCGCACTGGGCTTCCACATGCCGATCGGCTTTGTGGCCCTCTCCGCCGGTCTTCTCCTGGCGCTGGTCAACATCAAGGAACACCGCACCTTCATCGGCGGCGTCTCCTGGTCTACCGTCCTGCTGGTCGCCGGCATGATCACGTACGTGTCCCTCCTCCAGCACGTGGGCGTCATCGACACCCTCGCCGAGCAGGCACTGGCACTCGGCGCCCCGCTGCTGGTGGCACTGGTCCTCTGCTACGTCATCGGCGTCGGCTCGGCTTTCGCGTCCTCGACGGCGCTGCTCACCGCGTTCATTCCGCTGGCGGGACCGCTGCTGGCCACCAGCTCGCTGAGTGCCTCCGGGACAGTGGCTGCACTGGCCATCGCCGCCACTGTTGTGGACGTCTCACCCTTCTCCACAGACGGCGCCCTGGTGGTGGCCAACGCCCGTGAGGACGACCGGCAGCGCGTCTACAAGCAGCTGATGATGTACGCGGGCGGCGTGGTGCTGGCCGCTCCGGCCCTGGCCTGGGCACTGCTGGTACCCACCGGCATCATGTGA
- a CDS encoding LysR family transcriptional regulator, translating into MEIDPRRLRVLLAIARTGGVLAAADELGITPSAVSQQLNKLEDETGHALVLRTPKGSVLTPAGLAVAEAGEEIERALSVARARIEGGATVAGVVRVGAFTSFIRTVVIPRLPEWRTQYPQLQIRIVEDDFPAMMRLLRQRQLDAVVVEHDSTTADPRLLSAGMTEEPLLDEPWKLVVPSGALLTTENIDLARLPLPWLGVESTAANALVLGRLRRSTGAPMDTAHQYQETLTALALVAAGEGIAILPTLALSGVVHDGVDILDVPGLGTRRIVLRRFDRRRSTSAPVDTVARLLRESAAAFDTRSAS; encoded by the coding sequence ATGGAAATTGATCCGCGCCGGCTTCGTGTTCTCCTTGCCATCGCCCGCACCGGCGGGGTGCTCGCGGCGGCTGACGAACTGGGGATCACGCCGTCGGCCGTGTCCCAGCAACTCAACAAATTGGAGGACGAGACAGGGCATGCGCTGGTGCTGCGCACGCCCAAAGGCTCAGTCCTGACACCCGCCGGCCTGGCCGTCGCGGAAGCCGGCGAGGAAATCGAACGCGCACTCAGCGTCGCCCGCGCCCGCATTGAAGGCGGGGCCACGGTGGCAGGAGTGGTGCGCGTGGGCGCGTTCACCAGCTTCATCCGGACAGTGGTGATCCCCCGCCTGCCCGAGTGGCGCACCCAGTACCCGCAATTGCAGATCCGGATCGTCGAGGACGACTTTCCTGCCATGATGCGGCTGCTCCGCCAGCGCCAGCTCGACGCCGTCGTGGTCGAGCATGATTCGACGACGGCCGATCCGCGTTTGCTCTCCGCCGGAATGACCGAGGAGCCTCTGCTGGACGAACCGTGGAAGCTGGTGGTTCCCTCCGGAGCCCTGCTCACCACCGAGAACATCGACCTTGCCCGGCTGCCGCTTCCGTGGCTCGGCGTCGAGTCCACAGCGGCCAACGCTTTGGTGCTCGGCCGGCTCCGCCGGTCAACGGGCGCCCCGATGGACACGGCACACCAGTACCAGGAAACGCTGACCGCCCTGGCACTCGTCGCGGCGGGTGAGGGCATAGCCATCTTGCCCACGCTGGCTTTAAGCGGCGTGGTCCATGACGGCGTGGACATCCTGGACGTCCCCGGACTCGGAACCCGGCGGATCGTCCTGCGGCGGTTCGACCGGCGGCGGTCAACCAGCGCGCCGGTGGACACGGTGGCACGCCTGCTGCGGGAATCGGCGGCGGCCTTCGACACCCGGTCGGCATCCTGA
- a CDS encoding TetR/AcrR family transcriptional regulator — protein sequence MGTKAVNSGEQMDRQSRILEAALDLLSRHGISGVSMRAVAREAGVALGLVNYYYDDKTSLIRAALRRVDEHDLLLVAPDPSSGPEEQLRKALRRVAAADLLTTRYLSLRLHLWALAQADEGYAQINAEAFDRYLDGLAALVSNAQPDLSWEVCRERAADIVVIQNGMWLTALLGVDEAAIQRSIARTEEIAFAPLHDHTV from the coding sequence ATGGGGACCAAGGCCGTGAACTCCGGTGAACAGATGGACAGACAGTCGCGCATTCTTGAGGCGGCGCTGGATCTGCTGTCCCGCCACGGGATTTCCGGTGTGAGCATGCGGGCCGTGGCCCGCGAGGCCGGCGTCGCGCTCGGCCTGGTGAATTACTACTACGACGACAAGACCAGCCTGATCCGGGCAGCCCTGCGCCGGGTGGACGAGCACGATCTTCTCCTGGTGGCGCCCGACCCGTCATCCGGCCCCGAGGAACAGCTGCGCAAGGCCCTGCGGCGAGTGGCGGCCGCCGATCTGCTGACCACCCGCTACCTGTCCCTCCGCCTGCACCTGTGGGCCCTCGCCCAGGCGGACGAGGGCTATGCACAAATCAACGCCGAGGCCTTCGACCGCTATCTCGACGGCCTCGCTGCCCTCGTTTCCAACGCCCAGCCCGACCTTTCCTGGGAAGTCTGCCGGGAGCGGGCGGCTGACATTGTGGTCATCCAAAACGGCATGTGGCTGACGGCGCTTCTCGGCGTGGATGAGGCCGCCATCCAGCGAAGCATCGCCCGCACGGAGGAAATCGCCTTCGCGCCGCTTCACGACCACACCGTCTAG